One Echinicola strongylocentroti DNA window includes the following coding sequences:
- a CDS encoding heavy-metal-associated domain-containing protein encodes MKTIILSLAFVFLLAGHGIVQSTDSQKTEKASTTQENETVKLKVTELTCAGCTNHLYKILKETKGVIDKSVEYPGDIAVVEYDPKQTNPEKLIASIKEKTAYKAELYTGKND; translated from the coding sequence ATGAAAACCATAATTTTAAGCCTGGCATTCGTCTTTTTACTTGCAGGACATGGGATAGTACAATCTACCGATTCACAAAAAACTGAAAAAGCCAGTACTACTCAGGAAAACGAGACGGTTAAACTGAAAGTCACCGAGCTCACCTGTGCCGGCTGTACCAATCACCTTTACAAGATATTAAAAGAAACAAAGGGCGTCATCGACAAATCGGTGGAGTATCCAGGGGATATCGCAGTGGTGGAATATGATCCCAAACAGACCAATCCGGAGAAGCTCATTGCATCTATCAAAGAAAAAACTGCTTACAAAGCTGAACTATACACTGGGAAAAATGATTAG
- the merA gene encoding mercury(II) reductase: MVKIRNMFTPKSNKIGEGQKSLSEVVLEIEGMTCDHCATGIEKKVGHLVGTASQKVNYPEGKGIFSYDPEKVSKKEIIDTINGMGNYSVKKELPASSNGQGTEEEVTFSISGMTCDHCATSIEKRFEGHEGLISKSVSYADEKGTFIFNPDKISRQEIIETINKEGNYKVQKEIGGNGNLERADPGQHDLIIIGGGSAAFSAATTANELGLTVLMVNAGLDIGGTCVNVGCVPSKHLIRAAEQVHRAQHSPFNGVSGANPTFDFKATIQQKKELVAALQKKKYLGVVGDLDNITILEGWARFVDAHTIEVDGKPYKGMKYLLATGATTNVPDLPGLEDVGYLTNETLFDLEEQPEHLIVLGAGYIALEIAQAYHRFGTKVTMLHRSERILRTQAADITDDLTSHFTEEGIEVHTNVSIQKFEKNGDAIVAHTNEGTFEASHVLVATGTRPNTSGLAIENAGVNLNKTGHILVNTKQETNVGHIYAAGDCTDTPAFVYTAAKEGKVAVLNAFQSTGDMVDYTGLPWVVFTDPQIAGAGLDEKEAEEAGIPYETSVMPLTEVPRAQAALDTRGFIKLIRNSETDKLIGGRIIAPEGGELAMQVSLAIKAGMTIQELADAFHPYLTLSEGVKLAAITFNKDVSELSCCAS; the protein is encoded by the coding sequence ATGGTTAAAATAAGAAATATGTTTACTCCTAAGAGTAACAAGATCGGTGAAGGACAAAAAAGTTTATCGGAAGTTGTGCTGGAAATAGAAGGCATGACCTGCGATCATTGCGCCACCGGTATTGAGAAAAAGGTTGGTCATCTTGTTGGAACAGCAAGTCAGAAGGTAAACTATCCGGAGGGAAAGGGAATATTCTCCTACGATCCTGAAAAGGTTTCAAAGAAAGAGATCATAGATACCATTAACGGCATGGGCAATTACTCCGTTAAGAAGGAATTGCCTGCATCATCAAATGGTCAGGGAACTGAAGAAGAAGTAACGTTTAGCATTTCCGGGATGACCTGTGACCATTGCGCCACCTCCATTGAGAAGCGCTTTGAAGGCCATGAAGGTTTGATCTCCAAATCGGTGAGTTATGCCGATGAAAAAGGCACATTTATCTTCAACCCCGATAAAATAAGCCGTCAGGAAATTATTGAAACGATCAACAAGGAGGGCAATTACAAAGTACAAAAGGAAATTGGAGGAAACGGCAACCTGGAACGCGCAGATCCCGGGCAACACGATCTGATCATCATAGGTGGAGGATCTGCGGCATTTTCAGCGGCCACTACGGCCAATGAACTTGGGTTGACCGTGTTGATGGTGAATGCCGGACTGGACATTGGCGGCACCTGTGTGAATGTGGGTTGCGTACCCTCCAAACATTTGATCAGAGCTGCAGAGCAGGTTCACCGGGCGCAGCATTCGCCTTTTAATGGCGTGTCAGGCGCAAATCCAACTTTTGATTTCAAGGCTACCATACAACAGAAAAAAGAATTGGTGGCAGCCCTGCAAAAGAAGAAATACCTGGGCGTGGTGGGTGACCTGGATAATATCACTATTCTGGAGGGTTGGGCCAGGTTCGTGGATGCGCACACCATTGAAGTGGATGGAAAGCCGTACAAAGGCATGAAGTATTTGCTGGCAACTGGCGCCACAACCAATGTGCCTGACCTGCCAGGCTTAGAGGATGTTGGGTACCTGACGAATGAAACACTGTTTGACCTGGAGGAACAGCCCGAACACTTAATCGTGCTTGGAGCCGGATACATTGCGTTGGAAATTGCCCAGGCATATCATCGCTTTGGCACTAAGGTCACCATGTTGCATCGGTCAGAAAGAATTCTACGAACACAGGCTGCCGATATTACGGATGACCTGACATCCCATTTTACAGAGGAAGGCATTGAGGTCCATACCAATGTCAGTATTCAAAAATTCGAAAAGAACGGAGATGCCATAGTGGCCCATACCAATGAGGGGACTTTTGAAGCTTCTCATGTGCTGGTAGCCACAGGAACCAGACCGAATACCAGCGGTCTGGCGATTGAAAACGCTGGTGTCAATCTCAATAAAACAGGTCATATTTTAGTCAATACTAAACAGGAGACGAATGTAGGCCACATTTATGCGGCAGGGGATTGTACCGATACACCTGCATTCGTATATACCGCTGCAAAAGAAGGAAAGGTCGCTGTATTAAACGCTTTCCAAAGCACCGGCGATATGGTCGATTATACAGGCCTTCCATGGGTCGTATTTACAGATCCGCAGATCGCAGGGGCTGGCTTGGACGAAAAGGAGGCCGAAGAAGCAGGGATACCTTATGAAACCAGTGTGATGCCGTTAACCGAGGTGCCACGTGCACAAGCAGCTTTGGACACGCGGGGGTTTATCAAACTGATCAGAAACAGTGAGACAGATAAACTTATTGGTGGACGAATCATCGCTCCTGAGGGAGGCGAATTGGCTATGCAAGTCAGTCTGGCAATTAAAGCCGGAATGACTATTCAGGAACTGGCCGATGCATTTCACCCTTACCTGACCTTATCAGAAGGAGTGAAACTGGCTGCCATCACCTTTAATAAAGATGTGTCAGAATTGAGTTGTTGTGCCAGTTAA
- a CDS encoding CusA/CzcA family heavy metal efflux RND transporter: MINKIISFSIKNKFIVGLLTLALIGVGIYSMATVNLGSVPDITNNQVQVMTVSPNLATEDIEQFVTYPVELAMGNLPGVDEIRSISRFGLSVVTIVFEDEMGIYKPRQLVQEKLNELKETIPEKFGSPTMGPISTGLGQIYEYTIQPKEGYEDQYSPMKLRTIQDWIVKRQLTLLDGVVEVNSFGGYIKQYEVAINPEKLNAQNVSISQVYEALARNNVNTGGAYIEKNRMSNFIRGEGLVRSLDDIRKIVIKTENGIPVTIGDVAEKVHFGNQVRYGAFTQDGKEAVGGIIMMMKGSNPNAVIQDVKARMEEVEKSLPEGLTINTIIDRSDLISRTTDTVKTNLFEGALIVIFALVILLGSLRGGIITATTIPLSLLFAFIMMKQFNVWANLMSLGAIDFGIIIDGAVIIIEGTVYEIQKRIRSGKIKFNQVLMDEVAYDAGSTMMGSAFFGQIIILIVFAPILFLTGVEGKMFQPMAYTFGFAMIGAIILCLTYVPMMSALFMKPIQNKKNWFGRFERWLERVSDKIIGSIQKVYLPLLKGALRFKAIVIIVAIVLLGAAGFVFSRMGGEFVPQLDEGDIAMQALIRPGSSLSESKEVSIKIENLLLESFPEIKTVTARIGVADIPTDPMPMDIADMYLILEKDKDQWVSAETKDELIEQIKDKLETHLTGVNLVFTQPVELRFNELLEGVREDIAVKLYGEDLEVLSEKVQEMANIISTVSGAGDVNPERTSGLPQMTVRYNRDKVAQYGLVIQKLNEYVSSAFAGGVAGVIFEGEKRFDLVIRFDEAHRKSIDDLRTLYIDLPDGTQVPIKEVADISYMPGPMQISRDNTYRRTYVGVNTRGRDVESVVNDIQEKLDAELDLPPGYYITYGGEFENLQRAKSRLQIVVPIALFLIFVLLYFALKSFSQSIMIYMAIPLAAIGGVFGLWIRGMPFSISAGVGFIVLFGVAVLNGLVLINRFNSLKEEGVTSIRERILTGTKERIRPIMLTATTDIFGFLPMAFSASAGAEVQRPLATVVIGGMLTATLLTLVVLPVLYTFVEGRREKGKSLSAPNANVIIVFFVCGGLFGLPAVANAQQQDSLPTITLEQARKRAVESYPKIQSARLEIENQEMLKKTAWDFGNTQIFTGKEEVGNGSDVSAEGVYTQIGIQQQQIDIFGIAPKLKLQKERVALAEKALDLSVIELELEVSRAWGMVYAAKNTYQVYQHLDSIFTDIERAARIRLETEASSKLEYLATSNQANQVQIQKEQAYRDYLSSLQRLNLWFANDTLFTVPDIPANQLDRPLNYVVDSLMSHPLLNVSKQRVNVADATIKERRSQFLPKLQGQYGRQQIAGQSGFYQYQIGIRIPLLFGPELGRTQSAKIQRNIASQNLRQTQLEINTAYQNTKEKYLKWHNSWVYYRDEALPLAADQRSGAITAYREGAIDYVAFLQNIRDAIRIEVDSWDAFGNYLDSRYQLEYFLKTSN, translated from the coding sequence ATGATCAATAAAATCATTTCTTTTTCTATAAAGAATAAATTCATCGTGGGTCTGCTGACGCTGGCCCTCATTGGTGTGGGGATCTACTCCATGGCCACGGTCAATCTGGGTTCTGTCCCGGACATTACCAACAACCAGGTGCAGGTGATGACCGTTTCGCCCAACCTTGCCACAGAAGATATAGAACAATTTGTGACTTATCCGGTAGAGTTGGCCATGGGTAATTTGCCAGGTGTGGACGAAATTCGGTCTATTTCAAGGTTTGGCCTATCAGTAGTCACCATTGTTTTTGAAGACGAAATGGGGATCTACAAACCCCGGCAGTTGGTGCAGGAAAAATTAAATGAACTAAAGGAGACTATTCCTGAAAAATTTGGTAGTCCCACTATGGGGCCTATTTCTACAGGTTTAGGCCAGATTTACGAATACACCATTCAACCCAAAGAAGGTTATGAGGATCAGTATTCACCCATGAAACTGCGCACTATTCAGGATTGGATTGTAAAAAGACAACTGACTTTGCTTGATGGTGTGGTTGAAGTAAATTCTTTCGGTGGCTATATCAAGCAATATGAAGTGGCCATCAATCCAGAAAAACTCAACGCGCAGAACGTGAGCATTTCTCAGGTATATGAAGCCCTGGCCAGAAATAATGTGAATACCGGAGGTGCTTACATTGAAAAGAATCGCATGTCCAATTTCATCCGTGGAGAAGGACTTGTACGCTCGCTGGATGATATCAGAAAAATAGTCATAAAGACGGAAAATGGAATCCCGGTCACCATAGGTGATGTGGCAGAAAAAGTGCATTTCGGCAATCAGGTACGATACGGGGCGTTTACCCAGGATGGAAAAGAGGCCGTCGGCGGCATCATTATGATGATGAAAGGCTCCAACCCCAATGCGGTCATCCAGGATGTGAAAGCGCGCATGGAAGAGGTAGAGAAATCGCTTCCGGAGGGATTGACGATCAACACTATAATTGATCGTAGTGATTTAATTTCCAGAACTACTGATACTGTGAAAACCAATCTTTTTGAGGGGGCGCTGATTGTAATATTCGCATTGGTGATCTTGTTGGGTAGCCTTCGTGGTGGAATTATCACTGCGACTACTATTCCGCTTTCCCTGCTTTTTGCCTTCATTATGATGAAGCAATTTAATGTTTGGGCCAACCTAATGAGTCTCGGGGCCATTGATTTTGGGATCATCATTGACGGGGCGGTGATTATCATAGAAGGTACGGTTTACGAAATTCAGAAACGCATACGCTCCGGGAAAATTAAGTTCAATCAGGTCTTGATGGATGAGGTGGCTTATGATGCAGGAAGTACCATGATGGGTTCCGCTTTTTTCGGGCAGATTATCATCCTCATTGTATTTGCCCCGATCTTGTTTCTCACCGGTGTGGAAGGTAAAATGTTCCAGCCTATGGCCTACACCTTTGGATTTGCCATGATTGGTGCCATCATCCTGTGCCTGACGTATGTACCGATGATGTCGGCCTTATTCATGAAACCCATCCAAAACAAGAAAAACTGGTTTGGCCGTTTCGAACGTTGGTTAGAGAGGGTGAGCGATAAGATAATTGGAAGCATACAAAAAGTTTATTTGCCTTTATTAAAAGGAGCTCTTCGTTTTAAAGCCATTGTGATTATTGTGGCTATTGTACTGCTGGGAGCAGCCGGGTTTGTTTTTTCAAGAATGGGAGGGGAATTTGTTCCACAGCTTGATGAGGGAGATATCGCCATGCAGGCACTCATCAGGCCTGGAAGTTCCTTAAGTGAATCAAAAGAAGTATCCATCAAGATAGAGAACCTGTTATTGGAAAGTTTTCCTGAAATAAAAACAGTAACTGCCCGAATCGGAGTGGCAGATATTCCTACTGATCCCATGCCGATGGATATAGCAGACATGTACCTCATTTTAGAAAAAGATAAAGATCAATGGGTTTCTGCTGAAACCAAGGACGAGCTGATTGAGCAAATAAAGGATAAACTAGAGACCCATCTGACAGGGGTAAATCTGGTATTTACTCAGCCCGTAGAACTGCGTTTTAATGAGTTGCTGGAAGGAGTACGGGAGGACATTGCCGTTAAACTCTATGGTGAAGACCTGGAAGTGCTTTCCGAAAAAGTGCAGGAGATGGCTAATATTATTTCTACCGTATCTGGAGCCGGGGATGTTAACCCCGAACGGACATCTGGGCTTCCTCAAATGACCGTCCGCTACAACAGGGATAAAGTTGCACAATACGGCCTGGTTATTCAAAAGCTTAATGAGTATGTGAGCTCTGCTTTTGCCGGAGGTGTTGCAGGAGTCATTTTTGAAGGGGAAAAGCGTTTTGACCTGGTCATCCGCTTTGACGAGGCTCACCGTAAAAGTATAGATGACCTGCGCACACTCTACATTGATCTGCCTGATGGCACCCAAGTACCCATCAAAGAAGTCGCTGATATTAGTTATATGCCAGGCCCTATGCAGATATCACGTGACAACACCTATAGAAGAACCTATGTTGGAGTTAATACCAGGGGGCGTGACGTAGAATCAGTGGTGAATGACATACAGGAAAAGCTGGATGCAGAATTGGATTTACCGCCCGGTTACTACATTACTTATGGTGGGGAATTTGAAAATCTTCAGCGGGCTAAAAGCAGGCTGCAGATTGTTGTGCCTATCGCCCTGTTTCTGATATTTGTATTGTTATATTTTGCCCTAAAGTCATTTTCTCAATCCATTATGATCTATATGGCTATCCCCTTGGCAGCTATCGGGGGAGTTTTTGGCTTATGGATAAGAGGTATGCCATTTAGTATCTCGGCAGGCGTTGGCTTTATAGTACTTTTCGGGGTGGCTGTGTTGAACGGCCTGGTACTGATCAACCGCTTCAATTCATTGAAAGAAGAAGGCGTGACGAGTATTAGAGAAAGAATTCTAACGGGAACAAAAGAACGAATCAGGCCTATTATGCTTACTGCAACAACAGACATATTCGGATTTCTGCCGATGGCATTTTCAGCATCTGCGGGAGCTGAAGTTCAGCGACCATTAGCAACGGTAGTAATTGGTGGCATGCTTACTGCGACATTGCTTACGCTGGTAGTGCTGCCAGTGCTATACACATTTGTAGAGGGAAGGAGAGAAAAAGGAAAAAGTCTGAGTGCTCCGAATGCCAATGTGATCATTGTTTTTTTCGTTTGTGGTGGATTGTTTGGATTACCGGCAGTGGCTAATGCCCAGCAGCAAGACAGTTTACCTACGATCACATTAGAACAGGCCAGGAAGCGGGCTGTAGAAAGTTATCCTAAAATTCAATCGGCACGTCTGGAAATAGAAAACCAGGAGATGCTGAAGAAAACTGCCTGGGATTTTGGTAATACCCAAATATTTACCGGGAAAGAAGAGGTGGGTAATGGTTCGGATGTGAGTGCTGAAGGAGTTTATACCCAAATCGGTATCCAACAGCAGCAAATTGACATTTTTGGAATAGCGCCAAAGCTCAAACTGCAAAAAGAGAGGGTAGCCCTGGCTGAAAAAGCCCTTGACCTGTCTGTGATTGAGCTGGAGCTTGAGGTAAGCCGCGCCTGGGGCATGGTCTATGCTGCGAAAAACACCTACCAGGTATATCAGCATCTCGATTCTATTTTTACAGATATTGAAAGGGCAGCCAGGATAAGGCTGGAAACGGAAGCCTCTTCCAAACTGGAATACCTCGCTACTTCCAATCAGGCCAATCAGGTACAGATACAGAAAGAACAGGCTTATCGGGATTATTTGAGTTCACTGCAACGCCTCAATCTCTGGTTTGCCAATGACACCCTGTTTACAGTACCGGATATTCCGGCCAACCAGTTGGATCGACCCCTGAATTATGTTGTTGATTCACTTATGAGTCATCCTTTACTTAATGTTTCAAAACAACGGGTAAATGTAGCGGATGCCACGATCAAAGAGAGGCGCTCGCAGTTTCTTCCAAAGTTGCAAGGTCAGTATGGCCGGCAGCAAATTGCCGGACAGTCGGGATTTTATCAGTATCAGATTGGGATACGCATTCCATTATTGTTCGGACCTGAACTTGGAAGGACACAGTCTGCAAAGATCCAAAGGAATATAGCCAGCCAAAACCTGCGACAAACCCAACTGGAAATCAACACTGCTTATCAGAATACCAAGGAAAAATATTTGAAATGGCACAACTCCTGGGTCTATTACCGTGATGAAGCGCTCCCGCTGGCAGCAGATCAGCGGTCAGGGGCTATTACCGCCTATCGGGAAGGTGCTATTGATTATGTGGCCTTCCTGCAAAACATCAGAGATGCCATTCGCATAGAAGTGGACTCCTGGGATGCCTTTGGCAACTACCTGGATAGCCGCTACCAACTGGAATACTTCTTAAAAACATCAAATTAA
- a CDS encoding ArsR/SmtB family transcription factor, with product MNNNCIRVLADPVQIKECKKTLYKLEEQLNLATQIFNLSGNAARLKILFLLHKEGEMCPCDLSDILDISVGGISQHLRKLKDGKLVKYKKVGQTVFYSIVEDNIQAIRPVLDSLLNNNNKKESIS from the coding sequence ATGAACAATAATTGTATCAGAGTATTGGCCGATCCTGTTCAAATCAAGGAGTGCAAGAAAACACTCTACAAACTTGAAGAACAGTTGAATTTGGCCACTCAGATTTTCAACCTTTCAGGAAATGCCGCAAGGCTTAAGATTCTCTTTCTACTTCATAAAGAAGGTGAAATGTGTCCTTGTGATCTAAGCGATATTTTGGATATATCTGTCGGTGGCATTTCCCAACATTTAAGAAAGCTGAAAGATGGAAAGCTCGTTAAATACAAGAAAGTAGGACAAACCGTGTTCTACTCTATTGTGGAAGATAATATCCAAGCAATAAGACCTGTATTAGACAGCCTGCTTAATAATAATAACAAAAAGGAGTCAATATCATGA
- the merTP gene encoding mercuric transport protein MerTP: protein MSNSNQSNTSSKSIGAGLLVAFTASLCCITPVFATLAGIGGIASAFSWMEPFRPYLIGLTVLVLGFAWYQKLRPRTQEEIDCACDENERPSFWQSKKFLGIVTVFAVLMLAFPSYSGIFFPDNSKADKVIVVKEDDILNTELRVKGMTCTGCEHSVNAALNNSEGVLEASSSYKSGIATVKFDQTKVSIDQLADTVEEATGYKVTEKKIIQEKTLNQ from the coding sequence ATGAGTAATTCAAACCAATCAAATACCTCATCAAAAAGTATTGGGGCTGGATTGTTAGTAGCCTTTACTGCCTCACTTTGTTGTATCACCCCGGTTTTTGCTACGCTGGCAGGAATAGGAGGCATTGCTTCGGCCTTTTCATGGATGGAACCATTTAGACCTTATTTAATAGGCCTTACAGTTTTGGTATTGGGCTTTGCCTGGTATCAGAAATTAAGACCCAGGACTCAGGAGGAAATCGACTGTGCCTGTGATGAGAATGAGCGTCCCTCCTTTTGGCAGTCCAAAAAGTTTCTTGGAATCGTTACCGTCTTTGCGGTATTGATGCTTGCTTTTCCGTCCTATTCCGGCATCTTTTTCCCGGACAACAGCAAAGCCGATAAAGTTATCGTGGTAAAAGAAGATGATATTCTGAATACTGAGCTGAGGGTCAAAGGCATGACCTGCACCGGATGCGAGCATAGCGTAAATGCAGCGCTTAATAATAGTGAAGGTGTTCTCGAAGCTTCTTCGTCCTACAAAAGTGGTATTGCAACGGTAAAGTTTGATCAAACAAAAGTATCCATTGATCAATTGGCTGATACGGTAGAGGAAGCTACAGGCTATAAAGTCACTGAAAAGAAAATCATACAAGAAAAAACTTTAAATCAATAA
- the tnpA gene encoding IS200/IS605 family transposase — protein MHKSHNVSVLLYHVVCAAKYRRVVFSKGVDQVLISTCEQIELRYEIKFLEIGTDADHVHFLIQSVPTYSKTKIVRTIKSLLVREVFQQCPEVKKQLWGGEFWGKGYFVNTVGQHGTEEKIANYVKSQGLEKEYKKLKTNYQLKIFD, from the coding sequence ATCCATAAGAGTCATAATGTTTCAGTTTTGCTGTATCATGTAGTTTGCGCAGCAAAATATAGACGTGTAGTGTTCAGCAAGGGGGTTGATCAAGTATTGATTTCGACCTGTGAACAGATAGAATTAAGATATGAGATTAAGTTTCTAGAAATCGGGACAGATGCAGACCACGTACACTTTCTTATACAATCGGTTCCCACCTATAGTAAAACTAAGATTGTGAGAACGATAAAGAGTTTGCTAGTCCGAGAGGTATTTCAACAATGCCCAGAGGTGAAAAAGCAGCTTTGGGGCGGAGAATTTTGGGGTAAAGGGTACTTTGTCAATACCGTTGGCCAACATGGAACTGAGGAAAAGATAGCTAATTATGTTAAGAGTCAGGGGCTGGAAAAAGAATACAAAAAACTAAAGACCAATTATCAACTAAAAATATTCGATTGA
- a CDS encoding DUF6660 family protein — MKIACYILSLYFIVLAGMTCADSVPLNDDKENVTVVNTADNHPNHEHNQGGDGCSPLCVCHCCHLHFFPVAEVVFSHPVKLPVTFFSHYQGLESIEISEFLKPPIS; from the coding sequence GTGAAAATCGCGTGTTACATATTAAGCTTATACTTCATAGTCCTTGCAGGGATGACCTGTGCAGATTCTGTTCCGCTTAATGATGATAAGGAAAATGTTACCGTAGTAAATACTGCAGATAACCATCCCAACCATGAGCATAATCAGGGTGGGGATGGTTGTTCTCCGTTGTGTGTTTGTCATTGTTGTCACTTGCACTTTTTCCCCGTTGCAGAAGTAGTATTTTCACATCCCGTGAAGTTACCTGTTACTTTTTTTTCCCACTACCAGGGACTCGAAAGCATTGAAATCTCCGAATTTCTTAAGCCCCCAATATCATAA
- the ltrA gene encoding group II intron reverse transcriptase/maturase — MSTHKLQIADRASKHKGEALTNLHQYIDVELLTSSYRQLNKTSSVGVDGESWNAYGLRLPDRLPELLRTVKSGEYKAPQIRRVYIPKGKTGKRPLGIPTIEDKVLQPSVRSVLEPIYEEDFKEFSYGFRPNRSCHHAIEYMFEKVSYGRMRYIIDADIQDYFGSIDHGLLRVFLDRRVKDGVVRKMLDKWLKAGILEDKQLHYPKGGTPQGGIVSPILSNIYLHYVLDEWFSDKIQPLLTGKSFMVRYADDFVMGFEKGEDAKRVMAVLDKRFTKYGLRLHPEKTKVIDLNTNIRGERSFDFLGFAHYMGKTRKGRLVLKRKTSSKKLVMAITKTGDWIKGNRHRKLKELICDLNVRLRGHYAYYGVTFNVRSLNKYHRCVERLLHKWLNRRGGNEPLYLEKIV; from the coding sequence ATGTCAACACACAAATTACAAATAGCAGATCGGGCTAGCAAACACAAAGGGGAAGCCCTGACGAACCTACATCAGTACATAGATGTGGAGTTGCTGACCAGCAGTTACCGACAGCTGAATAAAACCAGTAGTGTAGGGGTTGACGGAGAAAGCTGGAATGCGTATGGGTTACGCCTACCGGACCGGCTTCCGGAACTACTGAGGACAGTTAAATCAGGGGAGTACAAGGCACCACAGATACGCAGGGTGTATATTCCGAAGGGGAAAACGGGGAAGCGTCCGCTAGGGATTCCCACCATAGAGGATAAAGTACTTCAACCGAGTGTCAGGAGCGTGTTGGAGCCGATTTATGAGGAAGACTTTAAAGAGTTTTCCTACGGATTCCGTCCAAACCGATCCTGTCACCATGCCATAGAGTACATGTTCGAGAAAGTAAGCTATGGAAGGATGCGGTATATTATAGATGCAGATATCCAGGATTACTTTGGGAGCATAGACCACGGCCTGTTACGTGTGTTTCTAGACCGTAGGGTGAAAGATGGCGTGGTGCGCAAAATGCTGGATAAATGGCTCAAGGCAGGAATACTGGAAGATAAGCAGTTGCATTATCCGAAGGGAGGAACGCCGCAAGGCGGTATTGTCTCACCAATATTGAGCAATATTTATCTTCATTATGTGCTGGATGAATGGTTTTCGGATAAAATCCAGCCCCTGTTAACAGGTAAAAGTTTCATGGTGAGGTATGCCGATGATTTTGTGATGGGTTTTGAAAAAGGAGAAGATGCCAAGCGTGTCATGGCTGTTCTCGACAAACGATTTACAAAATATGGGCTTAGACTACATCCGGAAAAGACAAAGGTTATCGATCTGAACACTAATATACGTGGAGAAAGAAGCTTTGATTTTCTGGGTTTTGCCCACTATATGGGTAAGACACGTAAAGGAAGGCTAGTCTTGAAACGAAAGACAAGCAGCAAGAAGCTGGTGATGGCTATTACCAAAACAGGCGATTGGATCAAAGGCAACAGGCACAGGAAATTAAAGGAGTTGATCTGTGATCTTAACGTTAGGCTTCGAGGCCACTATGCCTATTATGGGGTAACCTTCAATGTCAGAAGTCTAAACAAGTATCACAGATGTGTTGAACGGCTGTTGCACAAATGGCTGAACAGGCGGGGAGGCAACGAACCGCTCTACCTGGAAAAAATAGTTTAG